The Agrobacterium vitis genome has a segment encoding these proteins:
- a CDS encoding HK97 family phage prohead protease → MHAYRGPRKLVRKFADLTLSDLSGDGTFSGYASVFGEVDLGRDVIEPGAFRTSLQGRGAGGIRMLYQHDPNQPIGSWTLLKEDARGLYVEGRLSPGVKRAEEVRALMKSGALDGLSIGFQTVKSRQDAKTGIRRILEADLWEISVVTFPMAPSARVSNVKHQRFYRDKDTELIRAMRRAARTMANSNFK, encoded by the coding sequence ATGCACGCTTATCGCGGGCCGAGAAAACTTGTGCGCAAATTTGCCGATCTGACCCTGTCGGATCTCAGCGGCGACGGCACGTTCAGCGGCTATGCCAGCGTGTTCGGCGAGGTGGATCTGGGGCGCGACGTGATCGAGCCGGGGGCGTTTCGCACCAGTTTGCAGGGGCGCGGCGCAGGCGGCATCCGCATGCTTTACCAGCACGACCCCAACCAGCCGATCGGTAGCTGGACGCTGCTCAAGGAGGATGCGCGTGGCCTTTATGTCGAGGGACGGCTTTCCCCCGGCGTCAAGCGTGCCGAGGAGGTGCGCGCCCTGATGAAATCAGGCGCGCTGGACGGGCTGTCGATCGGTTTCCAGACGGTGAAATCCCGTCAGGACGCCAAGACCGGCATTCGCCGCATTCTGGAGGCCGATCTCTGGGAAATTTCCGTCGTCACCTTTCCCATGGCCCCTTCGGCCAGGGTTTCCAATGTCAAGCATCAGCGGTTTTACCGCGACAAGGATACCGAGCTGATCCGGGCGATGCGCCGGGCAGCCCGGACGATGGC
- a CDS encoding DUF6107 family protein: MTDFTPDTPLWGARLAGALAGSAISLVYLLPRGRREAASRFFTGLAIGLIFGGATGQWLARKLDILQSLSGAEIMLAGATLASLSAWWALGALARFAGRYGRKDG, encoded by the coding sequence ATGACCGATTTTACACCCGACACCCCCTTATGGGGTGCGCGGCTGGCGGGCGCATTGGCGGGGTCCGCCATCTCGCTGGTCTATCTTTTGCCGAGGGGGCGACGCGAGGCGGCCAGCCGGTTTTTCACCGGGCTGGCCATCGGGCTGATCTTCGGCGGCGCCACCGGCCAATGGCTGGCCCGCAAGCTGGACATTCTGCAAAGCCTGTCTGGTGCGGAAATCATGCTGGCGGGGGCGACGCTTGCCAGCCTTTCGGCCTGGTGGGCGCTAGGCGCACTGGCGCGGTTTGCAGGCCGCTATGGGCGCAAGGACGGCTGA